The proteins below come from a single Saccharopolyspora sp. SCSIO 74807 genomic window:
- a CDS encoding DUF397 domain-containing protein, with product MNERVWRKSSRSGTSVNCVEVALSPDTAGVRDSKNRAAGHLTVPAATWSFFLQGLKSGRFDRSR from the coding sequence ATGAACGAGCGGGTATGGCGCAAGAGCAGTAGGAGCGGCACGTCGGTCAACTGTGTGGAGGTCGCGTTATCGCCGGACACGGCAGGCGTCCGCGACTCGAAGAACCGCGCGGCCGGGCACTTAACCGTCCCCGCCGCGACGTGGAGTTTCTTCTTGCAGGGCTTGAAGTCCGGCCGCTTCGACCGGTCCCGCTGA
- a CDS encoding helix-turn-helix transcriptional regulator: MRQSEALHQLGLGVHLRSLREKSGMTTRSVASSLGVSRSSVSRTERGLRAPDREEVSALCALFGVVGDEREELLNRVGDNADASAWLALADMSDQLASILVLERESAVITNVELALIPGLLQTADYSRLVMAASVRPVPDLEKRVANRLGRQAILSRPNAAMVRCFVDEAALRRTLGDSAVMHEQLLHLLTVQRRSNVVLRVLPLSAQANTSLDGSFALYELPGGQPYVYVEAQNFGVLLTEAVDVHPFVETCSQLGDHALQERESAELINQIAEGLVHERAGMAQEQ, from the coding sequence ATGCGGCAGTCCGAGGCGCTGCATCAATTGGGTCTGGGCGTGCACCTGCGTTCGTTGCGGGAGAAATCAGGAATGACCACCCGATCGGTGGCATCCTCGTTAGGAGTTTCCCGGTCGTCGGTCAGCCGGACCGAACGCGGGCTGCGAGCGCCCGATCGCGAGGAGGTGAGCGCGCTGTGTGCGTTGTTCGGCGTTGTCGGGGACGAGCGGGAGGAGTTGCTGAACAGGGTCGGCGACAATGCGGACGCATCCGCATGGCTGGCACTGGCTGACATGTCGGACCAGTTGGCCAGCATCCTGGTGCTGGAACGTGAGTCTGCCGTGATCACGAATGTCGAGCTAGCGCTGATCCCGGGACTCTTGCAGACCGCCGACTACTCGCGCCTGGTCATGGCAGCGTCCGTGCGGCCTGTTCCGGACCTGGAGAAGCGGGTCGCCAATCGGCTGGGGCGGCAAGCGATCTTGTCGCGGCCTAACGCAGCGATGGTCCGTTGCTTCGTCGACGAGGCGGCGTTGCGGAGGACCCTGGGTGACTCCGCGGTAATGCACGAACAGCTCCTTCACTTGCTGACAGTGCAGCGCCGATCGAACGTCGTGCTCCGGGTTCTTCCGCTGAGCGCCCAGGCGAACACTTCCCTCGACGGTTCGTTCGCGCTGTACGAGTTGCCCGGAGGCCAGCCGTACGTCTACGTGGAGGCACAGAACTTCGGAGTCTTGCTCACTGAAGCTGTTGACGTGCATCCGTTTGTGGAAACGTGCAGCCAGCTTGGGGATCATGCGTTGCAGGAGCGCGAGTCAGCTGAGTTGATCAACCAGATCGCGGAAGGGCTTGTCCATGAACGAGCGGGTATGGCGCAAGAGCAGTAG